GCCGACGGATTCCCCAAGGGACTCTCTCGGAAAGTAGTAGAGTCGATCTCTCATATTAAAAACGAGCCTTCCTGGCTAACAGAGTTTAGGTTAAAGGCATTCTCCATCTATGAAGAAAAGCCTATGCCGGATTGGGGCTTTATTCCTCAGTTCCATATCAATATTGATGATTATGTTCATTATGTAGGGACCAACCAGAAAAAGAAAAAATCCTGGGACGAAGTGGATCCTGAAATTTTACGCAGTTTTGAAAAACTGGGCATCCCTGAGCACGAAAGAAAGTACCTGGCCGGTATGGAAACGATGAACGATTCCGAAACCATCTATGCCAACGTGAAAAAGGAGCTGACCGATCTAGGTATCATTTTTTGCGACATTGATACAGCCATCAAGGAATATCCGGAACTGGTTCGTCAGTATTTGGGAACCGTGGTAACGATCGGAGACAATAAATTTTCCGCCCTCAACTCATGTGTGTTTAGCGGTGGATCTTTTGCATACATTCCCAAAGGCATAAAAACACCGATGCCTCTTCAGGCTTATTTCAAAGTCACTGCCGCAAGTTCCGGCCAATACGAAAGAACACTTCTGATCGCAGACGAAGATTCCCATTTGGAATACAGCGAAGGTTGTACTTCCGTCCAAGACAAAGGAACCAATTTTCATACGGCAGTCGTCGAGCTTGTTGCCAAAAAGAATGCCAAGATATTTTATACTACCATCCAAAACTGGAAAAAGAACATGTACAATTGGACCGTAAAACGCGGAATATGCGAAGAAGCGGCACATATCACTTGGACGGATTGCAATATCGGTGCGAACACAATCAAATACCCCGGCATCATACTGAAAGGGGACCATTCCACAGGTGACGTACTTTCATTAGCGTTCGCGGGCGGCGGACAAGTGCAAGACACTGGGGCCCGAATCATTCACGTGGGAAAAAATACACGTTCCAATATTTTGGCAAAAGGAGTTGCCTTGGACGGAGGAATCAATTCCTATCGTGGACTTGTTAAATTCGAACCTTCCAGTAAAGGGTCTTATAGCCATATCAAATGCGACGGACTTATGATGGACAATCGTTCCCAGTCCCATGCTTATCCTTATAATGATGTTTCCGGAGAAGAGGGGACTTTGAATTACGAAGCCACCGTTTCCAAAATAGATGAAGACCAATTGTTCTATCTACAATCCAGAGGACTCAGCGAAGACGATTCCAAATTGCTGATCATCAACGGATTTTGCGAAGGCGTAACAAAACACTTGGATGTGGAATACTCTGTTGAAATGACAAAACTCATCCGAATGATTTTGGAAGACGGAAAAGTAATTTCCGAAGCCCCTGCACCGGCGGCAAAGGCTTAATTTTTTTAAGCCTGAAATACATATGAAAGAAGAAAAGTTTATACTGAAAGGGAAACGTCTGGAAGAGATCCAGGACTTTTGCAAGTCCATAGGGGTCGAAGCGTTTCGCGCCAAACAATTGTATACCGGCATTTATAAAAACCGTTATACATCCATTTCCCAATTCACGACTTTTTCCAAAGAACTCATCGCCAAAATATCGGAAAATGCGGAATACCCTGAAATCCAACTGGGACGCCAATTGATTTCGAAAGACGGAACCAGAAAATTTACATTCGAAGTGGAACCAGGTAAGGAGATCGAAACCGTTTGGATTCCTACTGCGGATGAAGAACGCAAAACCATCTGTATTTCCTCTCAAGTAGGTTGTACTCTCAATTGTGCTTTCTGTGCAACAGGACTTCTCGAATACAAAGGGAATTTGCATGCTTGGCAAATCCTGGATCAAATCATCCAAGTCGAAAAGATCGTAGGCGACCGTGCAACTAACATCGTTTTTATGGGAATGGGTGAGCCCATGCACAATTATTTTTCGGTAATGAAAGCGGCACATATTCTTCATGATAAAGATGCTTTCGGGTTGGGCGCCAAACGGATTACCATCTCTACCGCAGGAGTAGTTACGGGGATCACCCGTTTTATCGAAAATAAAGAACCTTTTAATTTCGCCATTTCACTCAATCATCCCAATCCCAACACCCGTCATACGATCATGGATGTGAATGTAAAACATCCTCTGGAGAAACTTCTGGCCGTGGCCCGCAGATTTACCCAGGAATTGGATCGAATGATTACATTTGAATATGTACTCATCCCTGATGTGAATATGGGTCGGGAAAATGCGGACAGACTCGTAAAGATTGCGAGATCCGTGAACAAATGCAAAATCAATGTCATTCCATTAAATACCGATTTCACTCAGTGGAGAAGACCTACCGAGGATGAAGTGGGGGAATTTGTTTCTTATTTGAGAGCGAAGGCGGGTGTACCTATCTTGAATAGACAGAGTCCCGGTCGGGATATCAACGGCGCATGCGGTATGCTCGCCTTAAAAGGTACCAGAAAAGAAGTTGAAGTTTAATAATTTAATATTCTAATACAGTCTTTATTTTTCTGGAAATCTGTGAATTCTTAGTTACTGTTTTTTCAGGAATGCGGTAATCATGATTACGATCGAAAAGGCTTGTGCGGGTCGTGTTCTTTCTATGTTGACCGCATAGTCAATCATTCTAATTTGGTATTGTTGAGGAGAGCCGAATCATGAAGAAGAGGTTGGCTGCGATTTTGCCCAAGGATTTTGTTTGGAAGTTCCCTTCCCAATTCAAACTTATCTTTGTTTATGTTCTGTTCTTTTTTGCCATTTTAACACTCTACCGATTTACCTTTCTCGGGGTTTATTTTTACCGTCTGGAAGATATAAAAACATCGGAGATGTTACGCGCTTTGCTTTTGGGAGTGCGATTCGACCTGGCTACGATCTCTATGGTTCTCGGCCTATTTGCGGTTTTATCCGCCGTTCCTTACTTAAACAGATATTCCTATTACCGTTTTTTTTGGGGTTATACACCCATTATACTCAGCCTTTGGATGATTTCTCATTTGGTTGCTGATATTATTTATTATGAGAATGCAAACAAACATATCGGTTATGAAGGATTTGTTTTTCTCGGCAAAGATTTGGGAGTTTTACTTAAATCCGCATTTGAACAAAATCCATTTCTCTCGATCGGAACTTTATTCTTTTTGGCGGTTTTTCTTCCTGTCTCCACATGGATCTTTAAAAAATTCAATCCTTACAAATACGTCGAACTTTCCTGGAAGCAGGAACTCATTCAATTAGTTCTGATACTTGCGGTGGTGATCATAGGGATCAGGGGAGGACTTCAGACTTCTCCCATACGCGCGACCAATGCGATTGTCTCCGGAAATACATTTGCGAATAACCTGGCGCTCAACGGTGTTTTCACATCCGTGATGGATATGAAAAGTCAATCCATTCCCGGTTTCCTTCGAATGGATTCGAAAGAATACATTGAAGTTGTAAGAAAAGAAATCTCTTACGAAGGAGCGGAATTCATCAGCAACCGTTATCCTCTTCTTCGTGTGCAAAAAGAAACTAACAAAGGAACTCCTCCCAATATAGTATTGATCTTATTGGAAAATTGGACGGGAAAATTCATCCGACCGATTTCTGACGGTTTGGTGGACGGAAAGGAAGTAGCACCTAATTTTAATCAGTTGATCAAGAAAGGAAAATTCTTC
The nucleotide sequence above comes from Leptospira kobayashii. Encoded proteins:
- the sufB gene encoding Fe-S cluster assembly protein SufB, with translation MNTTIEIPKVNPDFYPADGFPKGLSRKVVESISHIKNEPSWLTEFRLKAFSIYEEKPMPDWGFIPQFHINIDDYVHYVGTNQKKKKSWDEVDPEILRSFEKLGIPEHERKYLAGMETMNDSETIYANVKKELTDLGIIFCDIDTAIKEYPELVRQYLGTVVTIGDNKFSALNSCVFSGGSFAYIPKGIKTPMPLQAYFKVTAASSGQYERTLLIADEDSHLEYSEGCTSVQDKGTNFHTAVVELVAKKNAKIFYTTIQNWKKNMYNWTVKRGICEEAAHITWTDCNIGANTIKYPGIILKGDHSTGDVLSLAFAGGGQVQDTGARIIHVGKNTRSNILAKGVALDGGINSYRGLVKFEPSSKGSYSHIKCDGLMMDNRSQSHAYPYNDVSGEEGTLNYEATVSKIDEDQLFYLQSRGLSEDDSKLLIINGFCEGVTKHLDVEYSVEMTKLIRMILEDGKVISEAPAPAAKA
- the rlmN gene encoding 23S rRNA (adenine(2503)-C(2))-methyltransferase RlmN encodes the protein MKEEKFILKGKRLEEIQDFCKSIGVEAFRAKQLYTGIYKNRYTSISQFTTFSKELIAKISENAEYPEIQLGRQLISKDGTRKFTFEVEPGKEIETVWIPTADEERKTICISSQVGCTLNCAFCATGLLEYKGNLHAWQILDQIIQVEKIVGDRATNIVFMGMGEPMHNYFSVMKAAHILHDKDAFGLGAKRITISTAGVVTGITRFIENKEPFNFAISLNHPNPNTRHTIMDVNVKHPLEKLLAVARRFTQELDRMITFEYVLIPDVNMGRENADRLVKIARSVNKCKINVIPLNTDFTQWRRPTEDEVGEFVSYLRAKAGVPILNRQSPGRDINGACGMLALKGTRKEVEV